Proteins encoded together in one Triticum dicoccoides isolate Atlit2015 ecotype Zavitan chromosome 7B, WEW_v2.0, whole genome shotgun sequence window:
- the LOC119338938 gene encoding uncharacterized protein LOC119338938 codes for MAYKDRDRMVEEINGRAIKQIDDGRTRGEHVPSKKISSRTCCCPLPSHDHAVGAVLATSPHLAPPLPQILPASHRPRPVPPSARAARPPHPCSKCSGCPIHALPGPPHPLAAQTQAPNLHATDVLETAGSGSRRKMTGATSSDAHFSESPGSWQQATKTQDDGLVYSLVGVEPQFRCLAAQVGRSRGSAHTVVCCWDQHTTIVNLWLLSCMDA; via the exons CGACGgtagaaccagaggg GAACACGTCCCATCAAAAAAAATATCCTCACGAACATGTTGCTGCCCTCTGCCCTCTCACGACCACGCCGTCGGGGCAGTTTTGGCCACCTCCCCACACCTCGCCCCACCTCTTCCTCAGATCCTCCCCGCCAGCCATCGCCCTCGACCTGTGCCTCCGTCTGCACGCGCCGCCAGACCACCGCACCCATGCTCCAAGTGCTCGGGCTGCCCCATCCACGCGCTGCCCGGGCCGCCACACCCACTCGCCGCCCAGACACAGGCGCCGAACCTCCACGCTACAG ATGTATTGGAGACGGCAGGCAGCGGCAGCAGGAGGAAGATGACTGGGGCAACGAGCTCAGATGCGCACTTCTCTGAAAGTCCAGGCAGCTGGCAACAGGCAACCAAGACCCAAGACGATGGGCTAG TCTACTCTTTGGTTGGTGTCGAGCCACAGTTCCGATGCCTTGCTGCTCAGGTCGGGAGAAGTCGCGGTAGTGCACACACTGTCGTTTGTTGCTGGGATCAACATACTACTATAGTGAATTTATG GCTTCTATCTTGCATGGATGCCTAG